One Mangifera indica cultivar Alphonso chromosome 4, CATAS_Mindica_2.1, whole genome shotgun sequence genomic region harbors:
- the LOC123213732 gene encoding telomere repeat-binding factor 1-like, whose translation MGAPKQKWTQEEEAALKAGVIKHGAGKWRTILKDPEFSGVLYLRSNVDLKDKWRNLSVMTNGWGSREKSRLAIKRTPHAPKLEETSFSLAANAALSDEEENLDGKPVSVSSGMLQIVAAPKRSIVRLDNLIMEAITTLKEPGGSNKTSIAAYIEEQYWAPPDFKRLLSAKLKYLAATGKLIKIKRKYRVSPTLPFSDRRRNSSMLIEGRQRVSPQVDNDDVNIPTKSQIDLELAKMRSMTPQEAAVAAARAVAEAEAAMAEAEEAAREAEAAEADAEAAQAFAEAAMKTLKGRNNPKMMIRA comes from the exons ATGGGTGCTCCAAAGCAGAAATGGacacaagaagaagaagctgcACTAAAAGCTGGGGTTATTAAACATGGAGCTGGGAAATGGCGCACAATACTTAAAGACCCAGAATTTAGTGGTGTCTTGTATCTGCGTTCTAATGTAGATCTAAAG GACAAGTGGAGAAATCTAAGTGTGATGACCAATGGATGGGGATCACGGGAAAAGTCTAGGTTAGCTATTAAAAGAACACCACATGCTCCTAAATTGGAAGAGACTTCTTTTTCTCTTGCTGCTAATGCTGCTCTAAGCGATGAGGAAGAAAATTTGGATGGTAAGCCAGTCTCAGTTTCCAGTGGTATGCTGCAGATTGTGGCTGCTCCAAAGAGATCTATAGTAAG gTTGGACAACCTTATAATGGAGGCTATAACCACCCTGAAGGAGCCTGGTGGTTCTAATAAGACATCCATTGCTGCATACATTGAG GAGCAATACTGGGCGCCTCCAGACTTTAAGAGGCTATTGTCAGCTAAATTGAAGTATCTGGCGGCAACTGGGAAACTCATTAAG ATAAAACGCAAGTATAGGGTATCACCCACTCTACCATTTTCTGACCGAAGAAGAAATTCTTCCATGCTTATTGAGGGAAGGCAGAGGGTTTCTCCTCAAGTTGATAATGATGATGTCAATATTCCTACAAAATCTCAGATCGATTTAGAGTTAGCCAAGATGAGGAGTATGACTCCCCAAGAGGCTGCTGTTGCTGCTGCTCGAGCAGTTGCAGAGGCTGAAGCTGCCATGGCAGAAGCTGAAGAAGCAGCAAGGGAGGCAGAGGCTGCAGAAGCTGATGCAGAAGCGGCACAAGCTTTTGCAGAAGCTGCAATGAAGACACTGAAAGGAAGAAACAACCCAAAAATG ATGATACGAGCGTGA
- the LOC123213736 gene encoding cysteine-rich and transmembrane domain-containing protein WIH2-like: MSYYNQQQAPVGVPPPQGYPAEGYPKDAYPAPGYPPPQYPPQYAQPPPPPRPPPSQQKQVGCLEACLAALCCCCVLEACCF, encoded by the exons ATGAGTTACTACAATCAGCAACAGGCCCCCGTCGGCGTCCCTCCTCCTCAAG GTTATCCGGCGGAAGGATATCCTAAGGATGCCTATCCGGCTCCAGGATATCCCCCTCCTCAGTACCCACCTCAATACGCCCAACCTCCGCCTCCCCCTCGGCCTCCACCTTCGCAACAAAAACAAGTTGGTTGCTTAGAAGCATG TTTGGCTGCTTTGTGCTGTTGCTGCGTGCTGGAGGCCTGCTGCTTCTAA
- the LOC123213727 gene encoding nucleobase-ascorbate transporter 4-like → MAAGEGGQKVDEFQPHPVKDQLPGVDVCASSSPSWPEAVFLGFQHYLVMLGTTVLIPTILVPLMGGGNKEKAEVINTLLFVAGLNTLTQTLFGTRLPVVMGGSYAFIIPTVSIAISNRFNIYVDPHERFKQSMRAIQGALIIASLFHMIIGFFGFWRIFGRFLNPLAAVPLVTLTGLGLYALGFPQLAKCVEIGLPALVILVLVSQYIPHMLKSRRGTIERFSVLFTVAVVWGYAEILTLAGAYDRRSLKTQLSCRTDRSGLLSAAPWIRIPYPFQWGLPSFNAGDSFAMMASSLVAIIESTGTFIAASRYGSATPMPPSVLSRGIGWQGIGILLDGAFGTGSGTTASVENAGLLGLTRNGSRRVVQISAGFMIFFSILGKFGAVLASIPLPIVAALYCVFFAYVASAGLSFLQFCNLNSFRTKFILGFSLFMGLSVPQYFNEYVVTSGHGPVHSGSTAFNNIFQVIFSSPATVAIIVAYFLDCTHSVKHSETRRDSGRHWWTKFRYFERDSRSEEFYSLAFKLNRFFPSI, encoded by the exons ATGGCTGCCGGAGAAGGAGGCCAGAAAGTTGATGAGTTTCAGCCACATCCTGTTAAAGATCAACTTCCTGGCGTCGACGTCTGCGCTTCGAGCTCTCCTTCATGGc CTGAAGCGGTTTTTCTTGGGTTTCAGCACTACTTGGTAATGCTTGGAACAACTGTTCTCATTCCAACCATACTTGTCCCATTGATGGGTGGTGGCAAC AAAGAGAAGGCTGAAGTGATAAATACTTTGCTCTTTGTTGCGGGCTTAAACACGCTCACTCAAACTCTGTTTGGCACTCGGCTTCCAGTTGTGATGGGTGGTTCATATGCTTTCATTATTCCAACTGTCTCCATTGCCATCTCTAACAGATTCAACATATATGTTGATCCTCATGAG AGGTTTAAACAGTCCATGAGAGCTATACAAGGGGCACTCATTATTGCATCACTTTTTCATATGATCATTGGTTTCTTTGGCTTCTGGAGAATTTTTGGAAG ATTTCTGAACCCTCTTGCCGCAGTTCCTTTGGTAACTCTTACTGGACTTGGGCTCTATGCTCTAGGCTTCCCTCAG CTGGCAAAATGCGTCGAAATTGGACTCCCAGCATTGGTGATTTTGGTTCTCGTATCTCAG TACATTCCCCATATGTTGAAATCCAGAAGAGGCACGATTGAGCGATTCTCCGTCCTCTTCACCGTCGCTGTTGTATGGGGATATGCTGAAATTTTGACTCTAGCTGGGGCATATGATAGAAGATCCctaaaaactcaattaagtTGTCGTACTGATCGTTCTGGACTCCTTAGTGCTGCTCCATG GATAAGGATTCCATATCCATTTCAGTGGGGCTTACCCAGTTTTAATGCCGGTGATTCTTTTGCAATGATGGCTTCTTCTTTGGTTGCTATTATTGAG TCTACAGGCACTTTTATTGCAGCATCAAGATACGGAAGCGCCACTCCTATGCCGCCTTCTGTACTTAGCCGTGGTATTGGTTGGCAG GGAATAGGTATACTGCTTGATGGTGCTTTTGGCACAGGAAGTGGCACCACTGCTTCAGT TGAGAATGCAGGTCTTTTGGGATTAACACGAAATGGAAGTCGAAGAGTCGTTCAAATATCTGCTGGATTTATGATTTTCTTCTCTATATTAG GAAAATTCGGGGCTGTTCTCGCTTCAATACCATTACCAATTGTAGCAGCTCTGTACTGTGTCTTCTTTGCCTATGTGG CTTCTGCTGGGTTGAGTTTCCTACAGTTTTGCAATCTAAACAGCTTCAGGACTAAGTTCATTTTAGGCTTCTCTCTTTTCATGGGGCTTTCTGTGCCACAGTACTTCAATGAATATGTAGTGACTTCTGGTCATGGCCCAGTACACTCTGGCTCAACAGCG TTCAACAACATATTTCAAGTGATTTTCTCGTCCCCAGCCACAGTTGCAATTATAGTTGCTTACTTCTTGGACTGCACTCACAGCGTTAAGCACAGTGAAACCCGGCGAGATAGTGGCAGGCACTGGTGGACGAAGTTCCGATATTTCGAACGAGACTCAAGGAGCGAGGAGTTCTATTCGCTAGCCTTCAAACTTAATAGGTTCTTCCCTTCAATCTAG